From Strigops habroptila isolate Jane chromosome 1, bStrHab1.2.pri, whole genome shotgun sequence, a single genomic window includes:
- the GFOD1 gene encoding glucose-fructose oxidoreductase domain-containing protein 1 isoform X2, giving the protein MESIQVGLRECIGKNVICDRTATPLDAFRMMTAAHYYPKLMSIMGNVLRFLPAFVKMKQLIQEGYVGELLVCEVQVHSGSLLGKKYNWSCDDLMGGGGLHSVGTYIIDLLTFLTSQKAVKVHGLLKTFVKQTDHIKGIRQITSDDFCTFQMVLEGGVCCTVTLNFNVPGEFKQDIIVVGSAGRLIVIGTDLYGQSNSSPQQELLLKDSTPVSNSLLPEKAFSDIPSPYLRGTIKMVQAVRQAFEDQDDRRTWDGRPLTMAATFDDCLYALCVVDTIKKSNQLGEWQNISIMTEEPELSPAYLISEAMRKSRMSLYC; this is encoded by the coding sequence GCATTGGAAAAAATGTCATCTGTGACCGAACGGCGACTCCCCTGGATGCCTTTAGGATGATGACCGCGGCTCATTATTACCCAAAGCTCATGAGCATCATGGGGAACGTGTTGCGCTTCCTGCCTGCATTCGTGAAGATGAAGCAGCTGATTCAGGAGGGTTACGTaggggagctgctggtgtgcgAGGTGCAGGTTCACAGCGGGAGCCTGCTAGGCAAGAAGTACAACTGGAGCTGTGATGACCTGATGGGAGGTGGGGGCTTGCACTCAGTTGGCACCTACATCATCGACCTCTTGACCTTCCTCACCAGCCAGAAGGCTGTGAAAGTGCATGGGTTGCTCAAGACCTTTGTGAAGCAGACGGACCACATCAAGGGGATACGGCAGATCACCAGTGACGACTTCTGTACGTTTCAGATGGTGTTGGAAGGTGGCGTGTGCTGCACGGTGACGCTCAACTTCAACGTCCCAGGGGAGTTCAAACAAGACATTATAGTGGTGGGTTCAGCGGGACGGCTGATTGTAATAGGCACTGATCTCTACGGACAGAGCAACAGCTCTCCTCAGCAGGAGCTCCTTCTAAAGGACTCTACGCCAGTCAGCAACTCCTTACTTCCGGAGAAAGCCTTCAGTGACATCCCATCCCCCTACCTCCGGGGCACCATTAAGATGGTTCAAGCTGTCAGGCAGGCATTTGAGGACCAGGATGACAGGAGGACCTGGGACGGGAGGCCCCTTACGATGGCTGCCACTTTTGACGACTGTCTGTATGCCCTGTGTGTTGTGGACACCATTAAAAAGTCCAACCAGTTGGGGGAGTGGCAGAACATTTCAATCATGACCGAGGAGCCGGAACTGAGCCCGGCATATTTAATCAGCGAAGCCATGCGGAAGAGCAGGATGTCTCTGTACTGCTAG